The Acidobacteriota bacterium nucleotide sequence TTGTCTTCCCGCTGGCCACCGCCACTTAAACCTGCCGCAACACCGTTACGATCTGCTCTGGTTTGTACCTCTGCATCGGCATATTCAAATACCTCCTTCATGAGATTCTCTCTCACTTCGGCTGGTATCGAAATCGCCGGGCAGGTCACCGGGACACGCGAAGCTTTGGGAATATCTGACTGAGTTGAGGGATACTAGTAGCTGTTGCACAACCTGATTGACAGCATTGTAAGGGCACGGTTAAAACCGTGCCCTTACGCTCCTGGAGCGAGGTTATGCAATAGCTTCTAATCAACTATTTTTCGGGGGACACATGCGGGATTTGCGGACTTGGCTGGCGGAAGTGGAAGCGATGGGCGAGCTGGCCACCATCAAGAAGAAGATGGACTGGAACGAGGAGACCTCGGCGCTGAACTATATTGTCGGGCAGCGCGAGGGCGCGCCCGCGCTGCTGTTTGAGAATATCAAGGACGCGCAGCCCGGCTTCCGCACCCTGCACAATCTCTTCGGCACCAGCAAGGAGCGCATCGCCACGGCCTTTGGATTTCCGACGGGCAAGTCGGTGGCCGAGCTGACCGACATGCTGCGCAAGAATTTTCGCCGCAAGATTCCGCCCAAGGTGATCGACGCCAGCGCAGCGGCGGTGAATGAGAACATCAAGATGGGCGCCGATGCCGACATCACCATCTTCCCCGCGCCCAAGATGTGGCCGCTCGATGGCGGCCGCTACCTCGGCACGTGGGATGTCTTCCTCACACGCGATCTGGAGGACGGCCACATTAATCTCGGGACTTATCGGCAAATGGTGAAGTCGGCGCGCGAGCTGTTCGTCTATTGGTCGCCGGGCAAGGACGCGCGCCTGATGGCCGAGCGCTATTGGGCCAAGGGCCTGACCTTCCCCGTGGCCACCGCTTACGGCACCGATCCGCTGCTGTTCACCGTGGGCTGCCAGACGCTGCCCAAAACCGAGTCCGAGTACGACTACGCCGGCGGACTGCGCAACGAGGCGATTGAAGTTTTCAAGAGCGACGTTACCGGGCTGCTGCTGCCGGCCTCCGCCGAGATCATCATCGAGGGCGAGATGCGCCCCGGCAATGAGGGCTTGGAAGGACCGTTCGGCGAGTTCACCGGCTACTACGGTCGGCCCGAGGCGCGCACTCCGATCATCGACGTGAAGTGCGTGCGCTACCGCAATAATCCCATCCTCACCTGCGCGCTGATGGCCGACTACCCGGCCTGCGAGCAGAGCCTGCTGTTCGCCGTGGCCCGCTCGGCGCGCATCTGGACCGACCTCGAACAAGTCGGCGTGCCGGGCATCAAGGGTGTCTATGCGTTCCCGGAAGCGGCGGGCGGATTCGGCGCGACGGCCATCTCCATCGAGCAGCGCTACGCGGGTCACGCCTCGCAAGTTGCCGCGCTGGCGGCGCAGGTGCCCAGCGGCGCGTATTACACCAAGTTCATCATCGTGGTGGA carries:
- a CDS encoding UbiD family decarboxylase, producing the protein MRDLRTWLAEVEAMGELATIKKKMDWNEETSALNYIVGQREGAPALLFENIKDAQPGFRTLHNLFGTSKERIATAFGFPTGKSVAELTDMLRKNFRRKIPPKVIDASAAAVNENIKMGADADITIFPAPKMWPLDGGRYLGTWDVFLTRDLEDGHINLGTYRQMVKSARELFVYWSPGKDARLMAERYWAKGLTFPVATAYGTDPLLFTVGCQTLPKTESEYDYAGGLRNEAIEVFKSDVTGLLLPASAEIIIEGEMRPGNEGLEGPFGEFTGYYGRPEARTPIIDVKCVRYRNNPILTCALMADYPACEQSLLFAVARSARIWTDLEQVGVPGIKGVYAFPEAAGGFGATAISIEQRYAGHASQVAALAAQVPSGAYYTKFIIVVDDDIDCTDIHQVMWAMSTRCDPETDLDVLRSTWSTYLDPTKNPPEERPWGSKVLINATKEHKYLKVFAKRNRIRKEVYDKIVSEWSEFGFNFAPPVIRNFEEDKSLDFGQYKVAGKSEHPEGM